From one Streptomyces sp. CA-210063 genomic stretch:
- a CDS encoding DUF3311 domain-containing protein, whose amino-acid sequence MARTGHHRLRRVAIAVLLLAPAAGLLWVPWYAGAGPRLAGTPFFYWYQLAWVPGCGLCLLAAYALTERHRDRQRD is encoded by the coding sequence ATGGCACGGACCGGTCATCACCGGCTACGGCGCGTCGCGATCGCCGTACTGCTCCTCGCCCCCGCGGCGGGCCTGCTGTGGGTCCCCTGGTACGCCGGTGCCGGGCCACGGCTCGCGGGTACGCCGTTCTTCTACTGGTACCAGCTCGCCTGGGTGCCGGGATGCGGCCTCTGCCTGCTCGCCGCGTACGCGCTGACGGAACGCCATCGGGACCGACAGCGGGACTGA
- a CDS encoding carbon starvation CstA family protein, translated as MPTSAMPESGREAPEKSRMSPKSIALWAAVALAGAIGWAVLALSRGEEISAVWLVVAALGSYAIAYRFYSRFIARRVLQVDDTRATPAERLEDGVDYHPTDKRVLFGHHFAAIAGAGPLVGPVLAAQMGYLPGTVWIIVGVIFAGAVQDMIVLFLSMRRDGKSLGQLARDEIGKVGGAAALIGVFAIMIILLAVLAMVVVNALAESAWGTFSVTMTIPIALFMGFYLRYLRPGRVVETSFIGVALLLLAILGGGWIQDSSLAEYFVWSPETLVFCLVGYGFVASVLPVWMLLAPRDYLSTFMKVGTIALMAVGVVIAAPNLRAEPVTEFAHTGAGPVFAGSLFPFLFITIACGALSGFHALVSSGTTPKLIQKESQVRLIGYGSMLTESFVAVMALIAACVLEPGLFYAMNSPAALLGPTVDTAAEAVKNLGFTITPEQLTAAAKAVEEETLVGRSGGAPTLAVGMSEIFAGVFGGAGMKAFWYHFAIMFEALFILTTVDAGTRVGRFMLQDMLGNVWKPIGRVTWKPGIWITSAVVVGAWGYFLYAGVTDPLGGIKQLFPLFGIANQLLAAVALAVTTTVLIKSGKLRWAWVTGIPLAWDVAVTFTAGWQKIFSDNPAIGFFALRDKYAAAIDRGELLPGATNTDDMHTIVLNNTVDGVIMAIFLLLVLTVLINCTVVCVRAVRSPVPLPTTEAPYVESRIDEAERSDEELVGARR; from the coding sequence ATGCCCACATCAGCCATGCCCGAATCCGGTCGTGAGGCGCCGGAGAAGTCCCGTATGTCTCCGAAATCGATCGCGCTCTGGGCGGCCGTCGCTCTCGCCGGGGCGATCGGCTGGGCCGTGCTCGCCCTCTCCCGCGGTGAGGAGATCTCGGCCGTCTGGCTGGTCGTCGCGGCCCTCGGCTCGTACGCGATCGCCTACCGCTTCTACTCGCGGTTCATCGCCCGCCGGGTCCTCCAGGTCGACGACACCCGGGCCACCCCGGCCGAACGGCTGGAGGACGGAGTCGACTACCACCCCACGGACAAGAGGGTGCTGTTCGGCCACCACTTCGCGGCCATCGCCGGTGCCGGCCCGCTGGTCGGCCCGGTCCTGGCCGCCCAGATGGGATACCTGCCGGGCACCGTCTGGATCATCGTGGGCGTGATCTTCGCCGGTGCCGTGCAGGACATGATCGTCCTGTTCCTGTCCATGCGCCGGGACGGCAAGAGCCTCGGCCAGCTGGCCCGCGACGAGATCGGCAAGGTCGGCGGTGCCGCCGCGCTGATCGGCGTCTTCGCCATCATGATCATCCTGCTCGCGGTGCTGGCGATGGTCGTCGTCAACGCGCTCGCCGAGTCCGCCTGGGGCACCTTCTCGGTCACCATGACCATCCCCATCGCCCTCTTCATGGGCTTCTACCTGCGCTACCTGCGCCCCGGCCGGGTCGTGGAGACCAGCTTCATCGGAGTCGCGCTGCTGCTGCTCGCCATCCTCGGCGGCGGCTGGATCCAGGACTCCTCGCTCGCCGAGTACTTCGTCTGGAGCCCCGAGACCCTGGTCTTCTGCCTGGTCGGCTACGGCTTCGTCGCCTCCGTGCTCCCCGTGTGGATGCTCCTGGCCCCGCGTGACTACCTCTCCACCTTCATGAAGGTCGGCACGATCGCCCTGATGGCCGTCGGCGTCGTGATCGCCGCCCCGAACCTCCGCGCCGAGCCGGTCACCGAGTTCGCTCACACGGGCGCCGGACCGGTCTTCGCCGGCTCCCTCTTCCCCTTCCTCTTCATCACCATCGCCTGCGGCGCTCTGTCCGGCTTCCACGCCCTGGTCTCCTCCGGCACCACGCCGAAGCTGATCCAGAAGGAGTCCCAGGTCCGGCTGATCGGCTACGGCTCCATGCTCACGGAGTCCTTCGTCGCCGTCATGGCCCTGATCGCCGCCTGCGTCCTCGAACCGGGCCTCTTCTACGCCATGAACTCCCCGGCCGCACTGCTCGGCCCGACCGTCGACACCGCCGCCGAAGCGGTCAAGAACCTCGGCTTCACCATCACCCCGGAGCAGCTCACCGCGGCGGCGAAGGCCGTCGAGGAGGAGACGCTGGTCGGCCGCTCCGGAGGCGCCCCCACCCTGGCCGTGGGCATGTCGGAGATCTTCGCCGGAGTCTTCGGCGGCGCCGGGATGAAGGCCTTCTGGTACCACTTCGCCATCATGTTCGAGGCGCTGTTCATCCTGACCACCGTGGACGCCGGCACCCGCGTCGGCCGCTTCATGCTCCAGGACATGCTCGGCAACGTCTGGAAGCCGATCGGCCGCGTCACCTGGAAGCCGGGCATCTGGATCACCAGCGCGGTGGTCGTCGGCGCCTGGGGCTACTTCCTCTACGCCGGTGTCACCGACCCCCTGGGCGGCATCAAGCAGCTGTTCCCGCTGTTCGGCATCGCCAACCAGCTGCTCGCCGCGGTCGCCCTCGCCGTCACCACCACCGTGCTGATCAAGTCCGGCAAGCTGCGCTGGGCCTGGGTCACCGGTATCCCGCTGGCCTGGGACGTGGCCGTCACCTTCACCGCCGGCTGGCAGAAGATCTTCTCGGACAACCCGGCGATCGGCTTCTTCGCCCTGCGGGACAAGTACGCGGCGGCCATCGACAGGGGCGAACTCCTCCCGGGCGCCACGAACACGGACGACATGCACACCATCGTGCTCAACAACACGGTCGACGGTGTGATCATGGCGATCTTCCTGCTCCTGGTCCTCACGGTCCTGATCAACTGCACCGTGGTCTGCGTCCGCGCCGTACGCTCCCCGGTCCCGCTGCCGACGACCGAGGCGCCGTACGTCGAGTCCCGCATCGACGAGGCGGAGCGGTCCGACGAGGAGCTGGTGGGGGCCCGCCGGTGA
- a CDS encoding YbdD/YjiX family protein, producing MTARTARSWARTVRWYLRELTGEAEYDRYCERHRSRHPHAPVPTRREYDVLRTRHREEHPEGRCC from the coding sequence GTGACCGCCCGCACCGCCCGGTCCTGGGCGCGGACCGTGCGCTGGTACCTGCGGGAGCTGACAGGGGAGGCGGAGTACGACCGCTACTGCGAGCGGCACCGAAGCCGGCACCCGCACGCACCGGTACCGACCCGCCGGGAGTACGACGTGCTGCGCACCCGGCACCGGGAGGAGCATCCGGAGGGCCGCTGCTGCTGA
- a CDS encoding SURF1 family cytochrome oxidase biogenesis protein, with protein MYRFLLSRQWVILTLLALILIPTMVRLGIWQMHRYEERTARNQLVADALAAKPVPVERLTSPGHTVTSAERYRTVTAKGRFDTDDEVVVRRRTNADDEVGFHVLTPFVLDDGKVLLVNRGWIPADGPSQTAFPKIPAPPGGEVTVSGRLMPDETTEASGIKDLKGLPDRQIMLVDSGREAERLGVQVLGGYLALTEPEPEGDTPEPLGSPGDENAALNYAYALQWWLFAAAVPVGYVILVRRERRDREEAAAAAEEEKEAAPAPA; from the coding sequence GTGTACCGCTTCCTGTTGTCCCGGCAGTGGGTGATCCTCACGCTGCTCGCGCTGATCCTGATCCCGACGATGGTCAGGCTGGGCATCTGGCAGATGCATCGCTATGAGGAGCGCACCGCGCGGAACCAGCTCGTCGCCGACGCGCTGGCCGCGAAGCCGGTGCCCGTGGAGCGGCTGACCTCCCCCGGGCACACCGTCACCAGCGCCGAGCGCTACCGCACGGTGACCGCGAAGGGCCGCTTCGACACCGACGACGAGGTCGTCGTCCGCCGCCGTACCAACGCCGACGACGAGGTCGGCTTCCACGTCCTGACCCCGTTCGTGCTCGACGACGGCAAGGTCCTGCTCGTCAACCGCGGCTGGATCCCCGCGGACGGCCCGAGCCAGACCGCGTTCCCGAAGATCCCCGCACCGCCCGGTGGCGAGGTCACCGTCAGCGGGCGGCTGATGCCCGACGAGACGACCGAGGCGAGCGGCATCAAGGATCTCAAGGGTCTGCCGGACCGGCAGATCATGCTGGTCGACAGTGGGCGGGAGGCGGAGCGCCTCGGCGTCCAGGTGCTCGGTGGCTACCTCGCGCTGACCGAGCCCGAGCCTGAGGGCGACACCCCGGAACCGCTCGGCAGCCCCGGCGACGAGAACGCGGCGCTGAACTACGCGTACGCCCTCCAGTGGTGGCTCTTCGCCGCGGCCGTCCCCGTCGGCTATGTCATCCTCGTGCGCCGCGAGCGCCGCGACCGCGAGGAGGCCGCGGCCGCCGCGGAGGAGGAGAAGGAAGCGGCGCCCGCTCCGGCGTAG
- a CDS encoding DEDDh family exonuclease: protein MLEDHTTAASQAPWPAAYPQGYAVVDVETTGLARDDRIISAAVYRLDARGEVEDHWYTLVNPERDPGPVWIHGLTSDVLEGAPLFREIAAEFSSRLADRVLVAHNAVFDWSMIAREYARAEAEAPVRQRLCTIALSKELGLPLPNHKLESLAAHFGVVQQRAHHALDDARVLAEAFRPSLRVAAASGVRLPLHECRPLTEWTDSAAAPRIGQQAGSGGYGGYRPTSWRASRKRPACPYPNPGRYEDGKPLKQGMRVAFSGDTSIERDLLEDRAIEAGLHVATSLSRVTSLLVTNDPDSHTSKVVKARQYGTPVVDEAAFGQLLRDVEPAGE from the coding sequence ATGCTCGAAGACCACACGACCGCAGCGTCGCAAGCGCCTTGGCCGGCCGCGTATCCGCAGGGGTACGCGGTCGTGGACGTGGAGACGACCGGGCTGGCCCGGGACGACCGGATAATTTCGGCGGCTGTGTACAGACTGGACGCGCGGGGTGAGGTCGAGGACCACTGGTACACGCTGGTGAATCCGGAGCGGGATCCGGGGCCGGTGTGGATCCACGGGCTGACGAGTGACGTGCTCGAAGGGGCGCCACTCTTCCGGGAGATCGCGGCGGAGTTCTCGTCGCGGCTCGCGGACCGCGTGCTCGTCGCGCACAACGCGGTGTTCGACTGGTCGATGATCGCCCGGGAGTACGCGCGCGCGGAGGCCGAGGCGCCGGTGCGGCAGCGGCTGTGCACGATCGCGCTGTCGAAGGAGCTGGGGCTGCCGCTGCCGAACCACAAGCTGGAGTCGCTGGCGGCGCACTTCGGGGTCGTACAGCAGCGGGCGCACCACGCCTTGGACGACGCGCGGGTGCTGGCGGAGGCGTTCCGGCCGAGTCTGCGGGTCGCTGCCGCGAGCGGTGTCCGGCTGCCCCTGCACGAGTGCCGGCCGCTGACCGAGTGGACGGACAGCGCCGCCGCGCCCCGGATCGGACAGCAGGCGGGCAGCGGCGGTTATGGCGGTTATCGGCCCACGAGTTGGCGGGCCTCCCGGAAGCGGCCCGCATGCCCCTATCCCAACCCCGGGCGTTACGAAGACGGCAAACCGCTCAAGCAGGGCATGCGTGTCGCCTTCTCCGGGGACACCTCGATCGAGCGCGACCTGCTGGAGGACCGCGCGATCGAGGCCGGGCTGCATGTCGCGACCAGCCTGTCCCGGGTGACCAGTCTGCTCGTCACCAACGACCCGGACTCCCACACGTCGAAAGTCGTCAAGGCCCGGCAGTACGGGACGCCGGTCGTGGACGAGGCGGCGTTCGGGCAGTTGCTCCGCGATGTCGAGCCCGCGGGCGAGTGA
- a CDS encoding HD domain-containing protein — MGQSRQALIIAVPKYELADHFEDLTETVGHDVELISAALRSSGYGVELIGATADEPALGSRIRSAISRVCATAPEDGTVLIHFTGHGLSVDGADYLVPSDAQLTWATTPPRVDVDSLIGLDLAKLLKGCRADTVLFTVDACRDADDAASFGGPATSFPAGRDRVAVLFGCGPDQTCGSDEKLGSHFSRALAEALHADSSPRTLPEVIAHTVGRTAVFARAAREEQTPTPHYAPSGPQAIEEVELCAGRTLQEEWTLSVRDAELWHSVSCTEERRIQLQQALTELTGQCAKWCGAALAGVPDPWADDDFPVRVLKKGLRPLLAPSQTQGGPLLDAGEFAALAAAPFVREAVYAMGIKGASAVFPFQLDPASGDAGRNPERVDLEHTFAAHALLWRKGRELLGRGRDEESNAVAAWLLRRHVSAKEELWDEYAPQLLAPLAKAMIGDDAPPARIGELTNELVSVCRQTALAPAEPYQGERESADSRWSLDEIERPEGTPERWRPRELSWLIGVAGLLGGDLRQLPGVLVDNIGITDGLRPAEAVASVRRLHWARDRLSKALDLALDCPHPAIHAGLEALTGWADDAVQNIRQRLAPDEPGGLLAYLPVRVTGRKLRPQYDPKTRSRAYGMPLMRFSLAEDEMRELLMGNRLYGDRTLALRELYQNALDACRYRQARFRYGKAARDIPYQWTGEIVFRHGTDDDGRAFVECEDNGVGMGHETLRGTFARAGRRFEQSRDYRREQAQWRRADPGLRIYPNSRFGIGVFSYFMLADEISIWTRATDEYGHADSGGGLRVDIASSGSLFRIRKGAEAQPGGGTRVRLYLQADDVDVAEELRKHIWRSEFDMRVEREGEAVRTWEAKALYYFGDRTGPVAAGEDMWWVEGKGCLLADGVLVEQSVLQSLGDRSARGWLAADGGPSFRRYSYHYDDGSREWGEQNDRPFGYVVDLRGSHAPDISTNRNSMLSYDRQWVDSRVGEACDDFDAPDWLTVEWLWAFATVNPAGAMRMAQHLFATDARIVSQGDWNRTVIEFRRIGCVPLDAKLALNASISRHLGHDSYPRDGLAAWRLGVLRAEGVPLDDNLRDLAAPETVEGYPEPQAWEVRLDDVSSLNHAALSCLPGETLTLGHVLQRLRRYAITGALVPELTDLEGAYGMALDSLDSQICLRGLPRDPRGPRVGNHADGERTPWRPLIDVLQSLSVNAGLTLGETLKRVRRLVAAGLPFVMPQMDGEAPAGAVASDRDLDVLRWHPLITPPEHQIFMSDQPTEAEYEEVLHRYGWTGLPQESMPAPIPPWLDPWVPSDSGPPEDGSSSAWTKERQEEFRRCFGMHARDRDREVSLRQLAHASGMLSLSVADVVERYSDVFARQDLRIPALGELADRVFTRFDSDLLRVASSVTSHGHPFSFSWTCPAPLLDTAITVREADASTEKVIERIEELSALGLLANEAPALVESWRAISFSDWDLFPKDLARRIVEHGHDSDTADGSVASDGLHPAHAFSIAAYAGLSVGEVCTRVHRLGTLLGVDLSSALPPEIFAADARPDERDVEACCHTSQRDFRWAQPTIEALVTHARADDRTLGDSIEVLSRYASLGAPWAEPDDTSGNGSWRDHRPTPHDSALFKEDLVGDLRAGPLELVRVAARFGWRITDAWDRLALYRPFGFALDVERPEFEAVPVWQDLILLTERYTGSAPALTGQVTPERIAVAARELQRSTRWIHDRLSLYAALFGLEMPQKCPAEPASMPAPEYYRPDAVAE; from the coding sequence ATGGGACAGAGCCGGCAGGCGTTGATCATCGCCGTTCCGAAGTACGAACTCGCCGATCACTTCGAGGATCTGACGGAAACCGTCGGGCATGACGTGGAGCTGATCTCCGCCGCGCTGCGCTCCTCCGGATACGGTGTCGAACTCATCGGCGCCACCGCGGACGAGCCGGCCCTGGGCTCCCGGATCCGCAGCGCCATCAGCCGTGTCTGCGCGACCGCGCCAGAGGACGGCACGGTCCTCATCCACTTCACCGGACACGGTCTCTCGGTCGACGGCGCGGACTATCTCGTCCCCTCGGACGCCCAATTGACGTGGGCGACGACACCGCCCCGAGTCGACGTCGACAGCCTGATAGGCCTCGATCTCGCCAAGCTCCTGAAAGGCTGTCGCGCCGACACCGTGCTGTTCACCGTCGACGCCTGCCGTGACGCGGATGACGCCGCCTCCTTCGGCGGTCCGGCCACCAGCTTTCCCGCAGGCCGGGACCGGGTCGCCGTCCTCTTCGGCTGTGGCCCCGACCAGACCTGTGGCTCGGACGAGAAGCTGGGCAGCCACTTCTCCCGCGCGCTCGCGGAGGCACTGCACGCGGACTCCTCGCCCCGCACACTTCCCGAGGTCATCGCCCACACCGTCGGCAGGACCGCCGTGTTCGCCCGAGCGGCCCGCGAGGAGCAGACCCCCACACCGCACTACGCGCCGAGCGGCCCCCAGGCGATCGAAGAGGTCGAACTCTGCGCTGGGCGGACCCTCCAGGAGGAGTGGACCCTCTCCGTACGCGACGCCGAACTGTGGCACTCGGTTTCCTGTACCGAGGAGCGTCGTATCCAACTCCAGCAAGCCCTCACCGAGTTGACGGGCCAGTGCGCCAAGTGGTGCGGCGCCGCGCTTGCCGGGGTGCCCGATCCCTGGGCCGACGACGACTTTCCCGTACGTGTGCTGAAGAAGGGCCTGCGGCCCTTGTTGGCCCCCTCGCAAACCCAGGGAGGCCCCCTGCTGGACGCCGGCGAGTTCGCGGCACTCGCCGCCGCGCCGTTCGTACGCGAGGCGGTGTACGCCATGGGCATCAAAGGGGCGTCCGCCGTCTTCCCCTTCCAGCTCGACCCGGCGAGTGGCGACGCCGGCCGGAATCCGGAACGGGTGGACCTGGAGCACACGTTCGCCGCACACGCCCTGCTCTGGCGCAAGGGCCGCGAACTTCTCGGGCGGGGGAGGGACGAGGAGTCGAACGCGGTCGCGGCCTGGCTCCTGCGCCGCCACGTCAGTGCCAAGGAGGAGCTGTGGGACGAGTACGCCCCCCAGTTGCTCGCCCCGCTGGCCAAGGCGATGATCGGCGACGACGCGCCTCCCGCGCGGATCGGGGAACTCACCAACGAACTGGTGAGCGTCTGCCGACAGACCGCCCTCGCCCCCGCCGAGCCGTACCAGGGGGAGCGAGAGTCGGCCGATTCGCGCTGGAGTCTGGATGAAATCGAACGCCCGGAGGGAACCCCGGAACGCTGGCGCCCGCGCGAGCTGTCCTGGCTGATCGGCGTGGCCGGCCTGCTCGGCGGGGACCTGCGCCAACTGCCCGGCGTTCTCGTCGACAACATCGGCATCACCGACGGGCTGCGGCCCGCCGAGGCCGTCGCGAGTGTACGGCGGCTGCACTGGGCCCGGGATCGGCTGAGCAAGGCGCTGGACCTGGCCCTCGACTGCCCTCATCCCGCCATCCACGCCGGCCTGGAAGCCCTCACCGGCTGGGCGGATGACGCCGTCCAGAACATCCGGCAGCGCCTCGCGCCCGACGAGCCCGGAGGTCTTCTGGCCTATCTGCCGGTCCGTGTCACCGGCCGTAAGCTGCGACCGCAGTACGACCCCAAGACCAGGAGCCGCGCCTACGGGATGCCGCTCATGCGCTTCAGTCTCGCCGAAGACGAGATGCGCGAGCTCCTCATGGGCAATCGTCTCTACGGCGATCGCACCCTCGCCCTGCGCGAGCTCTATCAGAACGCCCTGGACGCCTGCCGCTACCGCCAGGCCCGATTCCGTTACGGAAAGGCCGCCCGGGACATTCCGTACCAGTGGACCGGCGAGATCGTCTTCCGCCACGGAACGGACGACGACGGCCGTGCTTTTGTCGAGTGCGAGGACAACGGCGTCGGCATGGGCCACGAAACCCTCCGTGGCACCTTCGCCCGCGCCGGCCGCCGCTTCGAACAGTCCCGCGACTACCGCCGCGAACAGGCCCAGTGGCGGCGCGCCGACCCCGGCCTCCGCATATACCCCAACAGCCGTTTCGGCATCGGCGTCTTCAGCTACTTCATGCTGGCGGACGAGATCAGTATCTGGACCCGGGCCACCGACGAGTACGGGCACGCGGACTCCGGGGGTGGGCTGCGTGTGGACATCGCGTCCAGCGGGAGCCTGTTCCGGATCCGGAAGGGGGCGGAAGCGCAGCCGGGCGGGGGGACCCGGGTACGGCTCTATCTGCAGGCGGACGACGTGGACGTGGCCGAGGAGCTGAGGAAGCACATCTGGCGGTCGGAATTCGACATGAGAGTGGAGCGGGAGGGAGAGGCCGTCCGTACGTGGGAGGCGAAGGCGCTCTATTACTTCGGTGACCGCACCGGGCCCGTGGCGGCGGGGGAGGACATGTGGTGGGTCGAGGGGAAGGGGTGTCTGCTGGCGGACGGCGTGTTGGTGGAGCAATCGGTCTTGCAATCCCTGGGCGATCGCAGTGCGCGTGGCTGGCTTGCGGCGGACGGCGGTCCCTCCTTCCGCCGCTACTCCTACCACTACGACGACGGCAGCCGTGAGTGGGGAGAGCAGAACGACCGGCCCTTTGGCTATGTGGTGGATCTTCGGGGGTCCCACGCACCGGACATCAGCACGAATCGCAACAGCATGCTCTCCTACGACCGTCAGTGGGTCGACAGTCGGGTCGGAGAGGCATGTGACGATTTCGACGCGCCCGACTGGCTCACCGTGGAGTGGTTGTGGGCTTTCGCCACGGTGAACCCCGCGGGCGCGATGCGGATGGCGCAACATCTGTTCGCCACCGACGCTCGTATCGTCAGCCAGGGCGACTGGAACAGGACGGTCATCGAGTTTCGACGCATCGGTTGTGTCCCTCTGGACGCGAAGCTTGCGCTGAACGCGTCGATATCGCGACACCTGGGGCATGATTCATACCCCCGCGACGGTCTGGCGGCCTGGAGACTCGGTGTCCTTCGGGCAGAGGGCGTTCCGTTGGATGACAACCTGCGCGATCTCGCGGCGCCGGAGACGGTCGAGGGCTACCCGGAGCCGCAGGCATGGGAAGTGCGGCTCGATGACGTGTCCAGCCTGAACCACGCGGCCCTGTCGTGTCTGCCCGGTGAAACACTGACGCTGGGCCATGTGCTTCAGCGGTTGCGGCGCTATGCCATCACGGGAGCGCTCGTCCCCGAGCTGACGGATCTCGAGGGCGCGTACGGCATGGCACTCGACTCGCTGGACAGCCAGATCTGTTTGCGCGGTCTCCCGAGAGACCCGAGAGGCCCGAGAGTAGGGAACCACGCCGACGGGGAGAGAACGCCGTGGCGCCCCCTGATCGACGTCCTTCAGAGCTTGAGCGTGAACGCGGGCCTGACGCTGGGCGAGACCCTCAAGAGGGTACGTCGCCTCGTCGCCGCGGGTCTCCCGTTCGTCATGCCCCAGATGGACGGCGAAGCCCCTGCCGGCGCGGTGGCGTCCGACCGGGACCTCGACGTGTTGAGGTGGCACCCCCTGATCACGCCGCCCGAGCATCAGATCTTCATGTCGGATCAGCCCACAGAGGCGGAGTACGAGGAAGTACTCCACCGGTACGGCTGGACCGGCTTGCCTCAAGAGAGCATGCCTGCCCCCATCCCCCCCTGGTTGGATCCTTGGGTTCCTTCGGATTCCGGCCCACCGGAAGACGGGTCGTCGAGCGCCTGGACCAAGGAGAGGCAGGAGGAGTTCCGGCGGTGCTTCGGTATGCACGCCCGGGATCGGGACCGAGAGGTGTCGCTCCGCCAACTGGCCCATGCCTCCGGGATGCTGTCCTTGTCCGTTGCGGACGTGGTTGAGCGGTACTCGGACGTATTCGCTCGGCAGGACCTTCGGATTCCCGCTCTCGGGGAACTCGCCGACCGTGTCTTCACCCGATTCGACAGTGACTTGCTGAGAGTCGCTTCGAGCGTCACGAGCCATGGGCACCCGTTCTCGTTCTCCTGGACGTGCCCTGCTCCCTTGCTGGACACGGCCATCACCGTGCGTGAGGCGGATGCGAGCACGGAGAAGGTGATCGAGCGGATCGAGGAACTGTCCGCTCTCGGGCTTCTGGCGAACGAGGCACCGGCCCTGGTCGAGTCATGGCGTGCCATTTCGTTCAGCGACTGGGACCTCTTTCCGAAGGATCTCGCCCGACGGATCGTGGAGCACGGCCACGACAGCGACACGGCGGACGGCTCGGTCGCGAGTGACGGATTGCATCCCGCTCATGCTTTCTCGATCGCGGCGTACGCGGGACTGTCCGTCGGTGAGGTGTGCACACGTGTCCATCGCCTCGGCACACTCCTGGGTGTCGATTTGTCGTCGGCTCTTCCCCCGGAGATCTTCGCTGCCGACGCCCGTCCCGACGAGCGGGACGTCGAAGCGTGTTGTCACACGTCACAGAGAGATTTCCGTTGGGCCCAGCCGACCATCGAGGCCCTGGTGACCCATGCCCGGGCCGACGACCGTACCTTGGGCGACAGCATCGAGGTACTGAGCCGCTACGCGTCCCTGGGCGCACCGTGGGCCGAACCGGACGACACGAGCGGCAACGGTTCCTGGCGCGACCATCGGCCCACGCCGCACGACAGTGCCCTGTTCAAGGAAGACCTCGTGGGTGACCTCCGGGCAGGCCCCCTCGAACTCGTCCGCGTAGCCGCCCGCTTCGGCTGGCGCATCACTGACGCCTGGGACCGCCTCGCGCTCTACCGCCCCTTCGGCTTCGCACTCGACGTCGAGCGCCCGGAGTTCGAAGCCGTCCCCGTCTGGCAGGACCTGATCCTGCTCACCGAGCGCTACACGGGCAGCGCCCCCGCGCTGACGGGCCAGGTGACACCCGAGCGCATCGCGGTGGCCGCCAGGGAGCTGCAGCGGTCCACCCGCTGGATTCACGACAGGCTCAGCCTGTATGCCGCTCTCTTTGGCCTCGAAATGCCGCAGAAATGTCCTGCCGAGCCGGCCTCGATGCCGGCCCCTGAGTACTACCGGCCCGATGCCGTTGCCGAGTGA
- a CDS encoding sterol desaturase family protein, with translation MPNLPDVVLWSIPAFVLLTVLEVISVRIHPDDDAAGYEAKDAATSVGMGLGSLVLDFLWKIPIVAIYTTVHELTPLRVPVLWWTIPLMLLAQDFVSYWSHRGHHVIRILWACHVVHHSSRKFNLTTALRQPWTTWTVWPFYVPLIALGVHPAALAFCSSVNLVYQFWIHTERIGKLPRAFEFVFNTPSHHRVHHASQGGYLDRNFGGILIVWDRLFGSFVEETERPVYGLTKNIDTYNPLRVATHEYVSIAKDLKLAGSWGERAGRVFRSPGWGPAATEKQSAVATETVA, from the coding sequence ATGCCGAACCTGCCCGATGTCGTGCTGTGGTCGATACCCGCCTTCGTGCTGCTCACCGTGCTCGAGGTGATCAGTGTCCGGATCCATCCGGACGACGATGCCGCCGGGTACGAGGCGAAGGACGCCGCGACGAGTGTCGGGATGGGGCTCGGGAGTCTCGTCCTCGACTTCCTCTGGAAGATCCCGATCGTCGCGATCTACACGACGGTCCACGAGCTGACGCCACTGCGCGTGCCCGTCCTGTGGTGGACGATCCCGCTGATGTTGCTCGCGCAGGACTTCGTCTCCTACTGGTCGCACCGTGGGCACCATGTGATCCGCATCCTGTGGGCCTGCCACGTGGTGCACCACTCCAGCCGGAAGTTCAACCTGACGACCGCCCTGCGGCAGCCCTGGACCACCTGGACCGTCTGGCCCTTCTACGTCCCGCTCATCGCCCTCGGCGTGCACCCGGCCGCGCTCGCGTTCTGCTCCTCCGTCAACCTCGTGTACCAGTTCTGGATCCACACCGAGCGGATCGGGAAGCTGCCCCGGGCGTTCGAGTTCGTGTTCAACACGCCGTCGCACCACCGGGTGCACCACGCCTCCCAGGGCGGCTATCTCGACCGTAACTTCGGCGGCATCCTCATCGTCTGGGACCGGCTCTTCGGGTCGTTCGTCGAGGAGACCGAGCGGCCGGTGTACGGGCTGACGAAGAACATCGACACGTACAACCCCCTACGGGTCGCCACCCATGAGTACGTCTCCATCGCCAAGGACCTGAAGCTCGCGGGGAGTTGGGGCGAGCGGGCGGGGCGGGTCTTCCGGTCGCCCGGCTGGGGGCCGGCGGCCACCGAGAAGCAGTCGGCCGTGGCCACGGAGACCGTCGCGTGA